Proteins encoded together in one Acidobacteriota bacterium window:
- a CDS encoding class I SAM-dependent methyltransferase — MTEKHEVRDFWDAASCGELYAVGSDPRERLAQHARARYQLEPYIADFAQFESSKDQDVLEIGVGMGADHLRLAEAHPKCLVGVDLTPRAVAYTRERLQLFGQQPRVLVGDAECLPFPDRSFDLVYSWGCLHHSPDTGRAVSEVYRVLRTGGRCRIMIYHSASPVGWLLWLRYALLRGRVLMTLRDVYGMYLESPGTKAFSRSEARSLFREFSAVRISVKLSFGDLLLGDVGQRHRSVALAVLKKLWPRWMLRQFDGVVGLQLLIEGIK, encoded by the coding sequence ATGACTGAAAAACATGAAGTACGCGACTTCTGGGATGCCGCCTCGTGCGGAGAGCTCTATGCGGTCGGATCCGACCCGCGCGAGCGACTGGCGCAGCACGCCCGGGCACGATATCAACTCGAACCGTACATCGCTGACTTTGCGCAGTTCGAGAGCAGTAAAGACCAGGACGTCCTGGAAATTGGCGTTGGCATGGGCGCTGATCATCTGCGGCTGGCCGAAGCTCATCCAAAATGCCTCGTCGGCGTCGATCTCACGCCTCGTGCAGTTGCATACACGAGAGAGAGACTGCAACTATTCGGCCAACAGCCTCGTGTGCTTGTCGGCGACGCAGAGTGCCTTCCGTTTCCTGACAGATCGTTCGACCTGGTCTACTCGTGGGGCTGCCTCCACCACTCCCCGGATACCGGACGAGCGGTATCGGAAGTCTACCGAGTTCTCCGCACGGGCGGCCGCTGTCGAATCATGATCTACCACTCGGCCTCTCCGGTTGGATGGCTTCTGTGGCTGCGTTATGCGCTTCTCAGAGGACGCGTGCTGATGACGCTGCGAGACGTGTATGGGATGTACCTTGAGAGCCCTGGGACCAAGGCGTTCTCCCGATCTGAGGCGCGGTCGCTCTTTCGAGAGTTCTCTGCCGTCAGGATCAGCGTCAAGCTCTCATTCGGCGATCTCCTGCTGGGCGACGTTGGCCAACGCCATCGAAGCGTGGCCCTCGCGGTTCTAAAAAAGCTCTGGCCACGATGGATGCTCAGGCAATTTGATGGCGTTGTCGGACTGCAACTGTTGATAGAAGGAATCAAGTAG
- a CDS encoding radical SAM protein, which translates to MPTNVSLVMLPAWGITDIPLTLASLVSYLRSKGVSVSVFDFNVELYHLLSRYRHMWDLSHGLEAWERSNFVDTFWRDNQAVLSSLIDDVLETKARTVGFSLFCSNRLLTERFAAALKQKAPEVRIAFGGPEVAYLGDVEAYGERFPWIDHFVLGDGEEALTRIARGEETRRIVNAREKPIRLDSLPLLDFSDFDFELYRDPHAFPMYSSRGCPNACIYCTERTFLGRYRTRSAERIFEDVRTQKERYGSLEMFRFQESTSNGNVRVLERFCDLMIEANLGLKWAVNNGMIRPEMDARLLAKLRAAGCVFFDYGLETPVASVLESAGKTLARGADFERIIRDTHDAGIEVAICTMFGLPGETDEDFQAQMDFLRRNHSYISVIAPSLWFCYFPEGSEGCKNPEKHGLDLDLGSLWWSTADGTNTYPMRMERFVRYTDLMQELGVQCIFGYPVLPDRLALLKEYYDELVRRGRMKDFEAAQRMTEAQRMEPRPAPGGHMLRNLLKKAIYKVAPAAIKGAIHEKARVRVLEKRLNRMLDTRTPPESAVAAQPAVPDRRAH; encoded by the coding sequence GGGATCACCGACATTCCTTTGACGCTCGCCTCCCTGGTGAGCTATCTGCGCAGCAAGGGCGTGTCGGTGAGCGTCTTCGACTTCAATGTCGAACTGTACCATCTGCTGTCTCGGTACCGGCACATGTGGGACCTCTCCCACGGTCTCGAGGCCTGGGAGCGGAGCAATTTCGTCGATACGTTCTGGCGAGACAACCAAGCCGTGCTGTCGAGCCTGATAGACGACGTCCTCGAGACGAAGGCCAGGACGGTCGGGTTCTCACTGTTCTGCTCCAATCGGTTGCTGACCGAGCGATTCGCTGCGGCACTCAAGCAAAAGGCGCCCGAAGTCCGGATCGCCTTCGGCGGGCCTGAAGTAGCTTACTTGGGTGACGTCGAGGCATACGGAGAACGGTTTCCCTGGATCGACCACTTCGTCCTGGGTGACGGAGAGGAAGCGCTCACGCGTATCGCGCGCGGTGAGGAGACGCGGCGCATCGTCAATGCCCGCGAGAAGCCTATCAGGCTCGACTCGCTACCTCTGCTCGATTTCTCAGATTTCGACTTCGAGCTCTACCGGGACCCGCATGCTTTCCCCATGTACTCGAGCCGGGGCTGCCCGAACGCCTGCATCTACTGCACAGAACGGACCTTTCTCGGCCGGTACCGCACTCGTTCGGCCGAGCGGATCTTCGAGGACGTCAGGACGCAGAAGGAGCGCTACGGGTCGCTTGAGATGTTCCGGTTTCAGGAATCGACGAGCAACGGTAACGTCCGCGTGTTAGAGCGCTTCTGCGACCTCATGATTGAAGCCAACCTCGGTCTGAAGTGGGCGGTTAACAACGGGATGATCCGCCCCGAGATGGACGCGCGGTTGCTGGCAAAGCTACGCGCTGCCGGATGCGTATTCTTCGACTATGGACTCGAGACCCCGGTCGCAAGTGTGCTGGAGAGCGCCGGGAAGACCCTCGCCCGCGGTGCGGACTTTGAACGGATCATCCGCGACACGCATGACGCAGGCATCGAAGTGGCTATCTGCACGATGTTCGGCCTGCCTGGCGAGACCGACGAGGACTTCCAGGCGCAGATGGACTTCCTGAGGCGCAACCACAGCTATATTTCCGTCATTGCGCCGAGTCTGTGGTTCTGCTACTTCCCCGAGGGGTCGGAGGGATGCAAGAACCCCGAGAAGCACGGGCTTGACCTCGATCTCGGCTCACTCTGGTGGTCAACGGCCGATGGCACCAACACATACCCCATGCGCATGGAGCGTTTCGTACGCTACACCGACCTGATGCAGGAACTCGGCGTGCAATGCATCTTCGGCTACCCGGTCCTGCCGGACCGTCTTGCCCTGCTGAAGGAGTACTACGACGAACTCGTGAGACGGGGGCGAATGAAGGATTTCGAAGCCGCGCAGCGGATGACAGAGGCGCAAAGGATGGAGCCAAGACCTGCTCCTGGAGGCCACATGCTGCGGAACTTACTGAAGAAGGCGATCTACAAGGTTGCACCGGCCGCCATCAAAGGAGCGATCCACGAAAAGGCGCGTGTGCGAGTCCTCGAGAAGCGGCTGAACCGCATGCTCGACACGCGCACACCGCCCGAGAGCGCCGTTGCCGCGCAGCCGGCCGTCCCCGACCGCCGCGCGCACTGA